In one window of Anser cygnoides isolate HZ-2024a breed goose chromosome 3, Taihu_goose_T2T_genome, whole genome shotgun sequence DNA:
- the RNF8 gene encoding E3 ubiquitin-protein ligase RNF8 isoform X2 → MAARRAWCLRRLGASGGWLLLEAGTQVTIGRGLDLTYQLVSKTCPLMISRKHCVFQQNAEGQWTVKDNKSLNGVWLNKQRLDPSKTYPITEGDRIQLGVPLENRETAEYEYEVIKEEWEKIRPYLAQRNDLGKAKSARTKRKFNLEESETSGSEGPSNSRSKRDRVSYDSGPLGKPCGRVEEVKELTEKMDVKLPSPGSSEEDGGPVRSTPVEAEKAVSVAPKDQKGSVLSQSWTGLEKLRKTLGDIKELKVRVQDKQTAVLNAKQKRRKAAQKTILAMEQELQELQEQLCTEQEQHQQQMEELEKTFSKEQQNLEGVKWQHGEENLKEQLAQVLQEHHALMEELSRNKKDFEEIIQAKNKELEETKEEKEKVRAQKEEVLNQMNDVLENELQCTICSEHFIEAVTLNCAHSFCSYCINEWTKRKVECPICRQEIKSKTRSLVLDNCIDRMVENLDVEMKEHRLSLIRERKGEREMEGVGEPSCGQ, encoded by the exons atGGCGGCGCGGCGGGCATGGTGCCTGCGGCGGCTGGGGGCCAGCGgcggctggctgctgctggaggccgGCACGCAG GTGACTATAGGTCGAGGATTAGATCTCACGTACCAGCTGGTGTCAAAAACATGTCCCTTGATGATCTCTCGTAAGCACTGTGTTTTCCAGCAAAATGCAGAAGGGCAGTGGACTGTCAAGGATAACAAG AGTCTGAATGGAGTTTGGCTTAATAAACAGCGCCTGGATCCTTCAAAAACCTATCCTATAACTGAAGGAGACCGTATCCAGTTGGGAGTGCCTTTGGAAAACAGAGAGACCGCCGAATATGAGTATGAAGTAATTAAAGAGGAATGGGAGAAAATCAGACCCTATTTAGCCCAAAGGAATGACCTGGGGAAAGCTAAGAGTGCGAGAACTAAACGTAAATTTAATCTGGAGGAATCAGAGACATCTGGATCAGAAGGCCCTTCAAATTCCAGATCCAAAAGAGACAGAGTGTCCTATGACAGTGGACCTTTGGGTAAACCATGTGGAAGGGTAGAAGAGGTAAAAGAGTTGACAGAGAAGATGGATGTCAAGCTGCCTTCTCCTGGTTCAAGTGAGGAGGACGGTGGTCCAGTGCGTAGCACTCCTGTGGAAGCCGAGAAAGCTGTGTCTGTCGCACCTAAGGACCAGAAAGGCTCTGTTCTTTCTCAGTCGTGGACTGGCCTGGAAAAGCTGAGGAAAACTCTAGGAGATATAAAGGAGTTAAAAGTCAGAGTGCAGGATAAGCAGACAGCAGTTCTGAATGCGAAGCAAAAGCGCAGGAAGGCTGCTCAGAAGACGATCCTAGCAATGgaacaggagctgcaggaattGCAGGAGCAGCTATGCACAGAACAAGAGCAGCATCAACAGCAGATGGAAGAGCTGGAGAAGACGTTCTCCAAAGAGCAGCAGAATCTAGAG GGAGTAAAGTGGCAACATGGAGAAGAGAATCTGAAGGAGCAGCTGGCCCAGGTCCTGCAAGAG CATCATGCTTTGATGGAAGAACTGAGCCGTAATAAAAAAGATTTCGAAGAGATAATTCAAGCCAAGAATAAAGAACTGGAAGAAACCAAG gaagagaaggaaaaggtgaGAGCCCAAAAAGAAGAAGTGTTGAATCAGATGAATGACGTGTTGGAGAATGAGCTGCAGTGCACAATCTGTTCTGAACACTTCATTGAG GCGGTCACTCTGAACTGTGCGCACAGTTTCTGCTCCTACTGTATCAATGAGTGGACAAAACGTAAAGTGGAGTGCCCTATCTGCAGGCAGGAGATTAAGTCAAAGACGCGCTCTCTGGTGCTGGATAACTGCATTGATAGGATGGTAGAAAACCTGGATGTGGAAATGAAAGAGCATCGCCTGTCCCTGATCAGAGAGCGGAAAGGTGAGAG
- the RNF8 gene encoding E3 ubiquitin-protein ligase RNF8 isoform X1: MAARRAWCLRRLGASGGWLLLEAGTQVTIGRGLDLTYQLVSKTCPLMISRKHCVFQQNAEGQWTVKDNKSLNGVWLNKQRLDPSKTYPITEGDRIQLGVPLENRETAEYEYEVIKEEWEKIRPYLAQRNDLGKAKSARTKRKFNLEESETSGSEGPSNSRSKRDRVSYDSGPLGKPCGRVEEVKELTEKMDVKLPSPGSSEEDGGPVRSTPVEAEKAVSVAPKDQKGSVLSQSWTGLEKLRKTLGDIKELKVRVQDKQTAVLNAKQKRRKAAQKTILAMEQELQELQEQLCTEQEQHQQQMEELEKTFSKEQQNLEGVKWQHGEENLKEQLAQVLQEHHALMEELSRNKKDFEEIIQAKNKELEETKEEKEKVRAQKEEVLNQMNDVLENELQCTICSEHFIEAVTLNCAHSFCSYCINEWTKRKVECPICRQEIKSKTRSLVLDNCIDRMVENLDVEMKEHRLSLIRERKEKWKVLVNPAVDNDSSVIPSIYPILSVSSCDSEDSEEDSYHGESYCII; this comes from the exons atGGCGGCGCGGCGGGCATGGTGCCTGCGGCGGCTGGGGGCCAGCGgcggctggctgctgctggaggccgGCACGCAG GTGACTATAGGTCGAGGATTAGATCTCACGTACCAGCTGGTGTCAAAAACATGTCCCTTGATGATCTCTCGTAAGCACTGTGTTTTCCAGCAAAATGCAGAAGGGCAGTGGACTGTCAAGGATAACAAG AGTCTGAATGGAGTTTGGCTTAATAAACAGCGCCTGGATCCTTCAAAAACCTATCCTATAACTGAAGGAGACCGTATCCAGTTGGGAGTGCCTTTGGAAAACAGAGAGACCGCCGAATATGAGTATGAAGTAATTAAAGAGGAATGGGAGAAAATCAGACCCTATTTAGCCCAAAGGAATGACCTGGGGAAAGCTAAGAGTGCGAGAACTAAACGTAAATTTAATCTGGAGGAATCAGAGACATCTGGATCAGAAGGCCCTTCAAATTCCAGATCCAAAAGAGACAGAGTGTCCTATGACAGTGGACCTTTGGGTAAACCATGTGGAAGGGTAGAAGAGGTAAAAGAGTTGACAGAGAAGATGGATGTCAAGCTGCCTTCTCCTGGTTCAAGTGAGGAGGACGGTGGTCCAGTGCGTAGCACTCCTGTGGAAGCCGAGAAAGCTGTGTCTGTCGCACCTAAGGACCAGAAAGGCTCTGTTCTTTCTCAGTCGTGGACTGGCCTGGAAAAGCTGAGGAAAACTCTAGGAGATATAAAGGAGTTAAAAGTCAGAGTGCAGGATAAGCAGACAGCAGTTCTGAATGCGAAGCAAAAGCGCAGGAAGGCTGCTCAGAAGACGATCCTAGCAATGgaacaggagctgcaggaattGCAGGAGCAGCTATGCACAGAACAAGAGCAGCATCAACAGCAGATGGAAGAGCTGGAGAAGACGTTCTCCAAAGAGCAGCAGAATCTAGAG GGAGTAAAGTGGCAACATGGAGAAGAGAATCTGAAGGAGCAGCTGGCCCAGGTCCTGCAAGAG CATCATGCTTTGATGGAAGAACTGAGCCGTAATAAAAAAGATTTCGAAGAGATAATTCAAGCCAAGAATAAAGAACTGGAAGAAACCAAG gaagagaaggaaaaggtgaGAGCCCAAAAAGAAGAAGTGTTGAATCAGATGAATGACGTGTTGGAGAATGAGCTGCAGTGCACAATCTGTTCTGAACACTTCATTGAG GCGGTCACTCTGAACTGTGCGCACAGTTTCTGCTCCTACTGTATCAATGAGTGGACAAAACGTAAAGTGGAGTGCCCTATCTGCAGGCAGGAGATTAAGTCAAAGACGCGCTCTCTGGTGCTGGATAACTGCATTGATAGGATGGTAGAAAACCTGGATGTGGAAATGAAAGAGCATCGCCTGTCCCTGATCAGAGAGCGGAAAG